The genomic segment CGCTACCATTAAGCGCGTAGAAATGGGGGAAGCCGTCACGTTAAGTACGTTGATTGGTATCCTTCGTGGTTTAGATCGCCTGCATCAGCTGGAAGGGATCTTATTTGATTCTGAAGTCAGGGCGTTTAACGCTCAGATCACCCCTGATGCGGAAAAAGCCCCGGTACGCATCCGCAAAAAGAGCGGCGAAAGTGAAGGGGAAGGGGATAAAAACCCCGCCGGACTGGAGTCAAACGTGCCACAGGACGACAGCAACTGGTATACCCTGGCAGCGAAAAGTAATGTAGTCTGGCCGTGGTTTAAGCCGGAAAAGAAATAGCACGTTACTTCAGAACATGTTAGCAGACAAAAAAATATCCCCTGTACGGTGATGCCGGATAGGGGATATTTATTATCAATATTTAGTCTTTATCAGGACTCACACAGCGCGACCTTAATCGCTAATCCACCGCGAGAGGTCTCACGGTATTTGGCGTTCATATCTTTACCGGTCTCGTACATGGTTTCGATAACTTTATCCAGAGAGACACGCGGTTCGCTGGTACGCAGAATCGCCATGCTGGCAGAGTTAATCGCTTTGACGGCGGCAATGGCATTACGCTCAATACAAGGAACCTGAACCTGACCGGCAACCGGATCGCAGGTTAAACCCAGATTGTGCTCCATACCGATTTCTGCGGCATTACACACTTTCTCCGGGCTACCCCCCCGTAGTTCAGCCAGACCGGCGGACGCCATTGAACAGGCAACGCCAATCTCCCCCTGACAACCCACTTCAGCACCAGAGATAGAAGCGTTCATCTTATACAGTAATCCTACGGCACCTGCCGCCAGGAAATAACGGGTATAAGCTTCGGGTGTCACCGGTTGAATAAAGTGGTCATAGTAAGCCAGAACCGCTGGAATGATGCCACAAGCACCATTGGTTGGCGCAGTAACCACGCGGCCACCGGCGGCGTTCTCTTCACTGACGGCCATGGCGAACATGTTCACCCAGTCCATCGCTGTCATTGGATCGGTGGATAAGCGGTCATGAGTTTGCAGTATGCGGTGCAGGGCAGAAGCCCGGCGCGGAACCTTTAATGGACCGGGCAACACACCCTCAGTACTCATACCACGATGGATAGCACCTTTCATGGTTTCCCATACCAGTGCCATGTAACGCTCCACCTCTTCTCTACCGTGCAGAGCAATTTCGTTTTTCATCATCACCGCAGAGAGGGACAAACAGTTGTCTTTGCAGTGACGAAGCAGGTTTTTAGCTGAATAGAATGGGTAAGGAACCGTTACCTCAGCGGTGGATTCCTTACCGAAGTTCTCTTCATCTACCACGAAACCGCCGCCGGTAGAGTAGTAGGTTTTGCTGCTGAGCAGAATATTGTTGTCGTAAGCATGGAATGTCAGACCATTCTCATGCAGGGGCAACGTCTTATCTGAGAAATTCAATGTCAGTCCAACACGACGCAGCGAGTTGTCAGCACAGCGGATAGGTAAAGTACCG from the Limnobaculum zhutongyuii genome contains:
- a CDS encoding helix-turn-helix domain-containing protein → MKFNTVSDSEIISELCRRIKETRIAMRLSQIELAERAQVGIATIKRVEMGEAVTLSTLIGILRGLDRLHQLEGILFDSEVRAFNAQITPDAEKAPVRIRKKSGESEGEGDKNPAGLESNVPQDDSNWYTLAAKSNVVWPWFKPEKK
- a CDS encoding L-serine ammonia-lyase, producing MISVFEIFKIGIGPSSSHTVGPMVAGIRFIEDLKSKQLDNLTTDIVVDIYGSLSLTGKGHHTDIAIIMGLAGNKPDTVEVDSIPGFIQQVHDTGTLPIRCADNSLRRVGLTLNFSDKTLPLHENGLTFHAYDNNILLSSKTYYSTGGGFVVDEENFGKESTAEVTVPYPFYSAKNLLRHCKDNCLSLSAVMMKNEIALHGREEVERYMALVWETMKGAIHRGMSTEGVLPGPLKVPRRASALHRILQTHDRLSTDPMTAMDWVNMFAMAVSEENAAGGRVVTAPTNGACGIIPAVLAYYDHFIQPVTPEAYTRYFLAAGAVGLLYKMNASISGAEVGCQGEIGVACSMASAGLAELRGGSPEKVCNAAEIGMEHNLGLTCDPVAGQVQVPCIERNAIAAVKAINSASMAILRTSEPRVSLDKVIETMYETGKDMNAKYRETSRGGLAIKVALCES